One window of Mixophyes fleayi isolate aMixFle1 chromosome 3, aMixFle1.hap1, whole genome shotgun sequence genomic DNA carries:
- the CHRNA2 gene encoding neuronal acetylcholine receptor subunit alpha-2 isoform X2, translating into MMTTNVWLKQEWNDYKLRWNPADYDNVTSIRVPSEMIWIPDIVLYNNADGEFAITHMTKAHLFHNGKVQWIPPAIYKSSCSIDVTFFPFDQQNCKMKFGSWTYDKANIDLESMERNVDLKDYWESGEWAIVNAVGTYNSKKYDCCTEIYPDITYYFIIRRLPLFYTINLIIPCLLISCLTVLVFYLPSDCGEKITLCISVLLSLTVFLLLITEIIPSTSLVIPLIGEYLLFTMIFVTLSIVITVFVLNVHHRSPSTHKMPLWVRSVFLDHIPRWLFMKRPPAPVEEIISQYDTPELKLSTSKYWMETDVDEKWGEPEAEIQPCHVHHISTHNHSLQYRYDYNHPVPGGQCQTPRQTKAENVEPNFLLSPSILKALEGVHYIADHLRAEDADFSVKEDWKYVAMVIDRIFLWMFIIVCLLGTVGLFLPPFLAGMI; encoded by the exons GAATGGAATGACTATAAATTACGATGGAACCCCGCAGATTATGATAATGTCACCTCCATACGGGTCCCCTCAGAGATGATCTGGATACCAGACATTGTACTGTACAACAA TGCAGATGGGGAGTTCGCGATCACTCACATGACGAAAGCTCACCTGTTTCACAACGGGAAGGTACAGTGGATCCCGCCTGCTATCTACAAGAGCTCCTGCAGCATCGACGTCACCTTCTTCCCTTTCGATCAGCAGAACTGCAAGATGAAGTTTGGTTCTTGGACGTATGACAAAGCCAACATTGACTTGGAGAGCATGGAGCGCAATGTGGACCTGAAGGACTACTGGGAGAGCGGGGAATGGGCGATAGTCAACGCTGTTGGGACGTACAACTCCAAAAAGTACGATTGCTGCACTGAAATATACCCTGACATCACGTACTACTTTATTATTAGGAGATTACCCTTGTTCTACACCATTAACTTAATCATCCCATGTCTACTGATCTCCTGCCTTACTGTCCTTGTCTTCTACCTTCCTTCCGACTGCGGGGAGAAGATTACTCTATGCATCTCGGTACTTTTGTCTCTCACTGTCTTTCTTCTGCTGATTACGGAAATCATCCCCTCCACGTCACTAGTGATCCCACTGATTGGGGAGTACCTCCTCTTCACAATGATTTTCGTCACGCTCTCCATTGTCATCACCGTGTTTGTGCTAAATGTCCACCACCGCTCACCTAGTACTCACAAGATGCCTCTTTGGGTGCGTTCGGTCTTCCTGGACCACATACCGAGATGGCTCTTTATGAAGCGGCCACCGGCTCCGGTAGAGGAGATCATCAGTCAGTACGACACACCAGAGCTTAAACTCAGTACTTCCAAATATTGGATGGAGACCGATGTGGATGAGAAGTGGGGTGAGCCGGAGGCTGAGATACAACCTTGCCACGTACATCACATCTCCACCCACAACCACAGCCTTCAGTACCGCTATGACTATAACCATCCGGTGCCTGGGGGGCAGTGTCAGACTCCTCGCCAGACCAAGGCGGAGAATGTTGAACCTAATTTCTTGCTCTCCCCAAGTATATTAAAAGCTTTAGAAGGAGTTCACTACATAGCAGATCACCTGCGGGCTGAAGATGCCGACTTTTCT GTAAAAGAAGATTGGAAGTATGTAGCAATGGTGATCGACAGAATATTCCTGTGGATGTTCATCATCGTCTGCTTGCTAGGGACAGTTGGACTATTCCTCCCCCCGTTCTTGGCCGGAATGATATAG